The proteins below are encoded in one region of Pseudomonas putida NBRC 14164:
- a CDS encoding LysR family transcriptional regulator, which yields MEYELQDIRSFVKIAELGSFHEAAEALHLSQPALSRRIKKLEEGLGTSLLERTTRRVSLTSVGRDFLPKARRLLDDFEDSILSIRELAERQTGQVTLACIPTAAFYFLPSVIRDYNEQYPKIRIRLLDLSANDGLEAVLRGEADFGINMMSGQHPDIEFVTLVQEHFVLACRRDHPLANRASVTWTELADYRLIGVGRLSGNRMLLDHALSGLNLRPKWFYEVQHLSTSLGMVEAGLGVSAMPSLAMPNADHPTLVSVPLIEPQVTRTLGLVYRRGASLSPAAEKFVSILLQQWPNR from the coding sequence GTGAAAATCGCCGAACTCGGTAGTTTCCACGAGGCCGCCGAGGCGCTTCACCTGTCCCAGCCGGCCTTGAGTCGGCGGATCAAGAAGCTTGAGGAAGGCCTGGGCACCTCGCTACTGGAGCGCACCACCCGCCGGGTCAGCCTGACCAGCGTGGGGCGCGACTTCCTGCCCAAGGCCAGGCGCCTGCTGGATGATTTTGAAGACTCCATCCTCAGCATCCGCGAGCTGGCCGAGCGCCAGACCGGCCAGGTCACCCTCGCCTGCATCCCCACCGCAGCGTTCTACTTCCTGCCGTCGGTGATCCGCGATTACAACGAGCAGTACCCGAAAATCCGCATTCGCCTGCTGGACCTTAGTGCCAACGACGGGCTCGAAGCCGTGTTGCGCGGCGAGGCCGACTTCGGTATCAACATGATGAGCGGCCAGCACCCGGACATCGAGTTTGTCACGCTGGTGCAAGAGCACTTTGTGCTGGCCTGCAGGCGCGACCACCCACTGGCAAACCGGGCCTCCGTTACCTGGACAGAGCTGGCGGATTACCGCCTGATCGGCGTCGGCCGCCTGAGCGGCAACCGCATGCTGCTGGACCATGCGTTGTCCGGGCTCAACCTGCGGCCCAAATGGTTCTACGAAGTGCAACACCTGTCGACGTCGCTGGGCATGGTCGAGGCCGGGCTGGGCGTGTCGGCCATGCCCAGCCTGGCCATGCCCAACGCTGATCACCCGACGCTGGTGAGCGTGCCGTTGATCGAGCCGCAAGTCACACGCACCCTGGGGCTGGTGTACCGGCGCGGCGCGTCGTTGTCGCCTGCGGCGGAGAAGTTCGTTTCGATCCTTTTGCAGCAGTGGCCCAACCGTTGA
- a CDS encoding DUF3144 domain-containing protein, which translates to MTQATDQAFYDRADAHIDLANQQIEKFEDLGKVSASLTFGATRFSAWMSARSFKSGAELAAAREEILKYFCEQYRMMLEDNLDEHIEHFDHLVLGKDA; encoded by the coding sequence ATGACCCAAGCTACCGATCAGGCCTTTTATGACCGCGCCGATGCGCACATCGACCTGGCCAACCAGCAGATTGAAAAATTCGAAGACCTGGGCAAGGTGAGTGCCTCGCTGACCTTCGGCGCCACGCGTTTCAGCGCCTGGATGAGCGCCCGCAGCTTCAAGAGCGGCGCGGAACTGGCGGCAGCCCGGGAGGAGATTCTGAAGTACTTCTGCGAGCAGTACCGGATGATGCTCGAAGACAACCTGGATGAGCACATCGAGCATTTTGACCACCTGGTACTCGGCAAGGACGCCTGA
- the mtlD gene encoding bifunctional mannitol-1-phosphate dehydrogenase/phosphatase yields MLFFQGKQILSAIFDMDGTLFDTERLRFKTLKQASLEIFGKALSEDTLIGSLGLSATKAEALAKAHNGEDFPYAEIRKRADELELDYVRNHGVPIKAGLLEVLERLRKSGLTMAVATSSRRAIAEEYLINANVLKYFDITVCGDEVSQGKPHPEIFLKAARALNCEPGQCFMVEDSENGMLSAIRAEGQAILIEDIKPPAAEIKAGALKAYRSMHEFLADLSECVPDLGMPALSEPFPASLNQFSVGIHGFGAIGGGYLTQVFSHWDGYTRPREIIAATRSRMLRESVNAFGRYSVRYGATSFDQTIDNVRMIDMDDDDAVIGMYTTAEIIGLSLPEQAIRNQAKVIAKGLLQRFERRGRDLTLLIVLNKVGGAAFVRRHVQAELALLCPPAISEQVLEKTHFAETVVSRIVSKLSNDALVRQLRIKSQMFQNSLEDEPAVATKASTPVPEYERLIGRFRPFAQPSSAMSQLHLILFNSEPDMPLYVEHGSELLERLRQVKTVPDITQIQVIKNRLWNGPHAIVAWYASLLGHDSVGQGMGDARVSELAERLIRQEVGPALVAEYPQMAEVVSRFADTFLERCATSFKDPCARVGRDPLRKLQRNERILSSIDLARKHGIETPSLAFGAALAIHHALRCVDSKDQEAQAIRQVYRDNNASVEAVLTHDGDCNGKRFPGLDPIRDTQLITAISDAFRQYPPRDVASRLGDLCIGA; encoded by the coding sequence ATGCTTTTCTTTCAAGGTAAACAGATTCTCAGCGCCATCTTCGATATGGATGGCACCCTCTTCGACACCGAACGCTTGCGCTTCAAGACACTGAAGCAAGCCTCGCTGGAAATCTTCGGCAAAGCGCTGAGCGAGGACACATTGATCGGCTCGCTGGGCCTGAGCGCGACCAAGGCCGAAGCCCTGGCCAAGGCGCATAACGGTGAAGACTTCCCGTACGCCGAGATCCGCAAGCGCGCGGATGAACTTGAGCTCGACTATGTGCGCAATCACGGCGTACCCATCAAGGCCGGCTTGCTGGAAGTGCTGGAGCGCCTGCGCAAGTCGGGCTTGACCATGGCAGTGGCCACCTCCAGCCGCCGTGCCATTGCCGAGGAATACCTGATCAATGCCAATGTGCTGAAGTATTTCGACATCACTGTCTGTGGCGATGAAGTCAGCCAGGGCAAACCCCACCCCGAGATTTTCCTGAAAGCCGCTCGCGCGCTCAATTGCGAGCCGGGCCAATGCTTCATGGTCGAGGATTCGGAGAACGGCATGCTGTCAGCCATACGTGCCGAAGGCCAGGCGATCCTGATCGAAGACATCAAGCCGCCCGCTGCCGAGATCAAGGCTGGCGCGCTCAAAGCCTACCGCAGCATGCATGAGTTTCTCGCCGACCTTAGCGAGTGCGTACCTGACTTGGGCATGCCGGCATTGAGCGAGCCGTTCCCGGCTTCGTTGAACCAGTTCAGCGTAGGCATTCACGGCTTCGGCGCCATCGGCGGTGGTTACCTGACACAGGTGTTTTCCCATTGGGATGGCTACACCCGGCCTCGTGAAATCATCGCCGCGACCCGCTCGCGCATGCTGCGCGAAAGCGTCAATGCCTTTGGCCGCTACAGCGTGCGCTACGGTGCTACATCATTCGACCAGACCATCGACAATGTGCGCATGATCGACATGGACGATGACGACGCAGTCATCGGCATGTACACCACTGCCGAAATTATCGGCCTGAGCCTGCCCGAGCAGGCCATCCGCAACCAGGCGAAGGTGATTGCCAAAGGGCTGCTGCAACGTTTCGAACGACGTGGCCGTGACCTGACGCTGCTGATCGTGCTGAACAAGGTGGGCGGCGCCGCGTTCGTGCGCCGCCATGTGCAGGCAGAGCTGGCATTGCTGTGCCCGCCGGCAATTAGCGAGCAAGTGCTGGAAAAGACCCATTTCGCCGAAACAGTCGTCAGCCGCATCGTCTCCAAGCTCAGCAACGACGCACTGGTGCGGCAACTGCGCATCAAGTCGCAGATGTTCCAGAACAGCCTGGAAGACGAGCCGGCAGTCGCCACCAAGGCATCCACGCCAGTGCCTGAATACGAACGACTGATCGGGCGCTTCAGGCCCTTTGCCCAGCCCAGCAGCGCGATGAGCCAGCTGCACCTGATCCTGTTCAACAGCGAACCCGACATGCCGCTGTATGTAGAGCACGGCAGCGAGCTGCTCGAACGCCTGCGCCAGGTGAAGACGGTGCCGGACATCACCCAGATCCAGGTCATAAAGAACCGCCTGTGGAACGGCCCGCATGCCATCGTTGCCTGGTACGCGAGCCTGTTGGGCCATGACTCGGTGGGCCAGGGTATGGGCGATGCGCGTGTCAGCGAACTGGCCGAACGCCTGATTCGCCAGGAAGTCGGGCCAGCACTGGTGGCGGAGTACCCGCAGATGGCAGAAGTGGTCAGCCGTTTTGCCGATACCTTCCTGGAGCGCTGTGCAACCTCCTTCAAAGACCCTTGTGCCCGGGTGGGGCGCGACCCGTTGCGCAAGCTTCAGCGCAACGAACGCATCCTCAGCAGCATCGACCTTGCACGCAAGCATGGTATTGAAACCCCGTCGCTGGCGTTTGGCGCGGCACTGGCCATTCACCATGCCCTGCGCTGCGTAGACAGCAAAGACCAGGAAGCCCAGGCGATCAGACAGGTTTATCGGGATAACAACGCCAGCGTCGAGGCCGTGCTTACCCATGACGGTGACTGTAATGGCAAGCGTTTTCCAGGGCTGGACCCGATCAGGGACACGCAGCTGATCACTGCCATTTCAGATGCTTTCCGGCAGTACCCGCCAAGGGATGTGGCAAGCAGGCTGGGCGACCTTTGCATAGGCGCATGA